In Chaetodon auriga isolate fChaAug3 chromosome 22, fChaAug3.hap1, whole genome shotgun sequence, the genomic window ttcttctctttgaAATCAGAGATTAAAActtgagaaacaaacagaaaacgcACTGTGTGTCTTATTCCAGCAAAAACCatcatgaaataaattaatacTTCAGTTTTTGCATATTTACAAGCTTGGGCagtaaaaatctgaatttcCCAGaaggattttgtgtttgtttctgactttttcctgctgtatttttcagatccatgagctgaagctgaaggtgCAGGACCTTGGAGGCAAGTTCAAAAAGCCTGCCCTGAGGAAGGTGAGGGTGTCTGCAGATGAGATGATGAGAGCTCTCCTGGGGTCCAAACACAAGGGCTCCATGGACCTCAGAGCCAACCTCAAGTCTGTGAAGAAGGAGGACGTCAAACAGGACAAGGTATGAAGACTCCAAACACTTGGTCTGCCTGTCTGATAGTCTCCGACCTCCTGAGGTTCTCTCATGCGCGACATTCAGCTGTTGTGAAGAGAAACACGTGTGGACAAAACTTTTTCTCAgtgtgttcattttctgttcaaCCCCAGGTGCTCACTACTGAGGTGGGCGACTGGCGTAAGAACGTGGAGGCCATGTCTGGCATGGAGGGCCGCAAGAAGATGTTCGACACAGGCGGCGGAGCGCAGTGAAGAATCCTGGGAGTCCAGTCCAGGGAAGACGAGGCTGTCTagacagaaaaatggaaaacttaCCTGAAGGCTAAATGACTTGAAAGCTGTAGGAATTAAGCATTAGGTCAGAAGCATGCATAACCCCGAGTACATCTGTGCTGCCATGTGCTTGACAGCCATTTTCTGTGCAATGACTCAAAGCACTTAAAGTGTAGGACGAGTAGAGACCCGTTGTTTTTTATTACTAaggaacatttgttttgttatgaCATATTTAGACAATTGAAGTGGATATGAATAAACAGACACTGCTTCAGTCTCTGATGTCTGCACTTGACTTTatcatgtttcatttcactggCAGCTGCTGGTTTATGCGCGGCATGTAAGAGAATGGAAAGCAGCTTAACTCATGatggattaaaaaaaggaaGCTGGGAGGGGGCACAACAGGTGTACGCTACCTAACTTTAACCTCATCATGTTTAAATAGACCCTTCAGACACGTCcataaaagaagagaaagaatcTAAACTCAATTTAAACTGGAATggcagctttctttctttttacccGGCTGTAATAGTCTTTGCATAATAGAGATAAAACTTTTGACCAAACAAGTAATGAGTTGattaaatacaaaagaaaattgGACCCTGATCTGTTAAGAACCACCAAGACAGTGTTTTGATCATCAGAATTATGTTTCACTCATTTTGCCGACTTTAATTGTTGCAGAAATAATGAATTTTACTTTGGAGTTTAATATAGCTACTTCTTGGTAAGTTCTATTCAGAGCTGGATGAAAGGACTAAACCACAGGAGACTTTCCAGCAGATGGTGAGAGACTCTGGAACACCTGGGCCGAGCCATTTTAGCCACCATGACTGTCCTCCATGGCTCCCAGCCTCTGAAAGCAAAACTTGAGCTGGATGGCAAACCCTCCGGCATTGTAGTGCTACACATTGCattgcttcctctgtgtgtcagtgggttGACTGGCTGTTGTCGCCCTGCTGTTGTTATGTCAAGTATGACAGTAACACCAACAATAGCGTcaagatcccccccccccccccccctcagatGGTGTGTTGTATGCTTTTATGGGCTGGTTATGGAAAGGTGTGTTTAAACAGCTGAGACACATCTCTCACACATGTCAATGTCCacttatatacacacacactcacaggcaggGTGCAGGATAACTTTCTGATGGCGGTGTGACATATGGATGGTGACAGTATGTGTTTAGCCTCTTGTCTGCTGTGGAATTCAAGCTTAGCAAGCTGATAATGCAAAGCTGCCCAGGTCTCGATACCTATAAATAGGCACCGGTAAGAGCGACCTTCATATAGAGCAAATGTTCCAGATGTGCTTCCCAGAGTTCATTCCTGTCAACACCACATGGCGGCTGTTAAATACAAAGGTCATGATGTGGAGTCTGCCATAAAACTTGCTGAGatgacaaacacattcaaatggCTTCATGTGTCAAAACCTGAATCAGCCCAGTCGCTGCTATCATAGAAACAAGACACTGTGGTCACACTGTGCTTCACTGTCAGTGCCACTTGGTGGCAGTCCACAATCGGAGGAATACAGTATATCGACTGCTATAAATATCGCAAGGGCAAATAAGGAGTGGATGTATTGGGTGAAATCCTAGAAAACTGTGTAAGACTTTGTCTTCAGTTTTAAATTTCTCATTATCTGGCTCGTGCAATTTTCTTGACAAAAACTGAAGCGtctgaaaagaaagcaaaaatgatttcttttatCCTGTAACTTTTAATTTTAGAATGACAGACAATGGTTCCTCATCTACGAAGAGAATCGGAAcaaatttgcatattttgaaGAAGCTGAGGAACTATGTGTCAGACACCACTGGAAAACTCCTTAATTTTAGGAAAAGGAAATGTTCACTGCTTGTTTGAGAGCAAAACCAAGACGGCAAGTGTTATTAAAACACGAAACCTGTGCAGTCTATCCACGTTCCAGATGCTCgtggtggagaggaggttgTGTGGTTCGTGTTCTTCCTGTTTCAGCACCATCTGGAAGATGTTTGAGGTCTACTCAGATCCATGATTTGTGATTTGACTAAATATACAGAGCCTTCCTCTCTCTATTCCTTCATCATTGAAAACTGGCTATTTTCTCTTGGACGGGAGAAGACACTATGTTTCCACACGTTGTAAGATGGAAGAAGTGGAGCCTGACAATAAATAATTACTGTTGTGGCTCTAAACAGTGCCAGTTCATTTCACTCATGGAATAAcccaaagcaaaagaaaaatgagtgttagtctgcaaagaaaacactgaggcAGATTACAATGTTTGcagcgtgtatgtgtgtggcctGATGAGGAAGTGTGATTGATGTCATTAATCTTCTACATGCGGCGCGAGGAGTGTATTTATTGCTGCGGGGACTGGGGCGTGGACGTTATTGGAATATATCTGACAGTAACAAAGGGT contains:
- the LOC143314921 gene encoding troponin I, slow skeletal muscle-like; amino-acid sequence: MNPKGDKPKSKISASRKLSLKMLLLTRACEDLERETQEREEEKVRYLGEKLPPLQVSGLSLDELQNLCKQLHSKIDVVDEERYDCESKVNKHNKDIHELKLKVQDLGGKFKKPALRKVRVSADEMMRALLGSKHKGSMDLRANLKSVKKEDVKQDKVLTTEVGDWRKNVEAMSGMEGRKKMFDTGGGAQ